The DNA region GTCTATGCCGCCGGTTTCACGCACCTCATCCCCTTTGCGGCGGGACATGAGATCATCCGTCAGGGGAAGAAAAATCTCACGCTGGCGCGCGCCACGCCCGACCTGATCTACGACCAGATGGTGGCGGCGGGATGTGCGAAGAAGGTCATCTTCTCGTACATGGGGAATCCCGGCGTCGGGTCACTGCGCATCGTGCGCGGAGCGATCGAACGCGGCGAATTGGAATGGGAGGAATATTCGCACTTTGGCATGATCACCCGCCTGCAGGCAGGCGCAGCGGGACTGCCCTTCCTGCCCATGAACCAGACCGGCGCAACCGACCTCGAAGGTGCCAACCCGAACATCAAACGCATCCCTGACCCATTCGGCGGCAAGGATGTCATCGTCGTGCCGGCACTCAACCCGGATGTCGCCATCGTGCATGTGCAGCGCGCGGACAAGCACGGCAATGCCCATCTGTGGGGCATCATCGGCGAACAAAAGGAAGCCGCGTTCGCCGCGAAGAAAGTCATCCTGACGGCAGAGGAAATTGTGGACGAATCAGTCATCCGGTCCGACCCGAACCGCACGATGATCCCCGGCATCGTCGTCAGCGCCGTGTGTCATGTTCCGTTCGCGAGTCATCCATCCTATTCGCAGGGATATTACGACCGCGACAACGAGTTCTATCTCGCATGGGACAAGATCAGCGAGTCAAAGGAAAGCGTGCAGACGTATCTTGACGAATGGGT from Anaerolineales bacterium includes:
- a CDS encoding CoA-transferase; translated protein: MPKLIPLKKAISEFVNDGDVVYAAGFTHLIPFAAGHEIIRQGKKNLTLARATPDLIYDQMVAAGCAKKVIFSYMGNPGVGSLRIVRGAIERGELEWEEYSHFGMITRLQAGAAGLPFLPMNQTGATDLEGANPNIKRIPDPFGGKDVIVVPALNPDVAIVHVQRADKHGNAHLWGIIGEQKEAAFAAKKVILTAEEIVDESVIRSDPNRTMIPGIVVSAVCHVPFASHPSYSQGYYDRDNEFYLAWDKISESKESVQTYLDEWVYGVKDRNAYWKKLGEKTHKRLKVKARYSEKINYGQY